One genomic region from Evansella sp. LMS18 encodes:
- a CDS encoding lmo0937 family membrane protein — MLWTVVGIIIILWLLGFSFEIGGGLIHILLVIALIVAIFNLVSGRRA; from the coding sequence ATGCTTTGGACAGTTGTAGGGATAATTATAATCTTATGGTTATTAGGGTTTAGTTTTGAGATTGGCGGAGGACTAATTCATATTCTTCTCGTGATCGCATTGATCGTAGCTATCTTCAATCTTGTTTCAGGCCGGCGAGCATAA
- a CDS encoding YitT family protein — protein MQNYMKNIDIIEEGKKFAVAVCSALLLALSLNLFLIPANVFASGFTGVAQILSELTMLSPGLLLLLLNIPVAILGWMKVGKSFTFYSFVNVAFTTFFLEALPVINISEDIILNSVFGGVLGGMGAGLVLKFGGSSGGVDILVLLLARKSDRPLGIYFFILNAMIVLTSGAMFGMEIALYTLLTLYVSSRLIDALHTRHVKLTAMVVTNRGDEVQEALHKNITRGVTRIPAKGGYSKEDKEVLMIVITRYELYLLHQIVNEADPAAFTNIVQTTGVFGMFRKDQ, from the coding sequence ATGCAGAACTATATGAAGAACATAGATATAATAGAAGAAGGAAAAAAATTCGCGGTTGCAGTCTGCAGTGCCTTGCTGCTTGCTCTGAGTCTTAATCTGTTTCTTATTCCGGCTAACGTATTTGCAAGCGGCTTTACAGGTGTCGCCCAGATTCTTTCAGAACTTACAATGCTTTCCCCAGGGCTGTTGCTATTGCTCTTGAATATTCCTGTAGCAATACTCGGCTGGATGAAAGTAGGAAAAAGCTTCACATTTTACAGTTTTGTAAATGTTGCGTTTACGACCTTTTTTCTTGAAGCTCTCCCTGTTATAAATATTTCCGAGGATATTATTTTAAATTCTGTTTTTGGAGGAGTGCTGGGAGGTATGGGCGCCGGACTCGTGCTGAAATTCGGGGGGTCTTCCGGAGGCGTTGACATCCTGGTCCTGTTGCTGGCCCGAAAAAGCGACAGGCCGCTTGGGATTTATTTCTTTATTTTAAATGCCATGATCGTTCTTACTTCCGGGGCCATGTTCGGAATGGAAATCGCCCTTTATACATTACTTACTCTTTATGTGAGCTCACGCCTTATTGATGCTCTCCATACCCGCCATGTGAAGCTGACTGCGATGGTAGTCACTAATAGAGGAGATGAAGTCCAGGAAGCCCTTCACAAAAATATTACAAGAGGTGTTACGAGGATACCTGCTAAAGGGGGGTATTCTAAAGAAGACAAAGAAGTCCTCATGATTGTAATCACGAGATACGAGCTGTATCTGCTGCATCAGATTGTAAATGAAGCCGACCCTGCAGCATTTACGAACATTGTACAGACAACCGGGGTTTTCGGTATGTTCAGGAAAGATCAATAG
- a CDS encoding TRAP transporter permease codes for MKEKEPATGGNPDELLAKYDKESAYRQNLGKWGWVVAFLAISLTVFHLWRALPTNGPLVFLLQGAVHLGTALGLIFLLYPARKTGIKKKGVPWYDVVLAFMSMGSIYYILFRYEWITGPARILGFETIDIVVATIGIILLLEATRRAVGIPIVVIAGLAILYGLYGTNIPYFGHGGFDWSGLARRLFYSSDAIFGTPIQISSTYIYLFLFFGVMLTKTGVGQYFNDLAFGATGRYTGGTAKAAVVASAMQGTVTGSSVANTVASGSFTIPMMKRARFKPEFAAATEASASTGGQIMPPIMGAAAFIMAEYVSSVSYSDIIIIGIIPALLYFASVFIGTHFEAKKQGITGLPKSQLPTMKGLLKRIDLLLPLVTIVYMLVSGFTPTTAALTGIATAFVISFFRKDTRMTPRDMINALEQGARVALPVIAACASAGIIVGIVVFTGLGGKIAGGLLNLAGDNLFLLLFFTMIACILLGMGLPTTANYVVTASMAAPALIAYGVPEVAAHFFVFYFGIIADITPPVCLAAYAGAGIARANPMKAGVTAFKLAIAGFIIPYVFVYNPVLVLQGATALTLIPVIITALIGMAAVSAAMMNYFVYKPYWFERILLLAGGIMLIIPENLPVELTGLALLIAIGLFQRMRKKRDEKNDPQTA; via the coding sequence ATGAAAGAAAAAGAACCGGCAACCGGAGGAAACCCGGATGAACTTCTTGCCAAATATGATAAAGAATCTGCATACAGGCAGAATCTCGGTAAGTGGGGCTGGGTTGTTGCATTTCTAGCAATCTCTCTTACAGTCTTTCACTTATGGAGAGCTCTTCCGACAAATGGGCCTCTCGTGTTTCTTCTTCAGGGGGCTGTACATTTAGGTACTGCCTTAGGCCTTATTTTCCTATTATATCCAGCGAGAAAAACAGGGATTAAAAAGAAAGGTGTTCCATGGTACGATGTCGTCCTTGCATTCATGTCAATGGGGTCTATTTATTATATCCTGTTCAGATATGAATGGATTACCGGCCCTGCGAGAATTCTTGGTTTTGAAACAATAGATATTGTTGTGGCAACAATCGGAATCATTTTGCTCCTGGAAGCAACCCGCCGCGCAGTAGGAATTCCGATCGTAGTTATTGCCGGACTCGCGATTCTATATGGACTTTACGGTACAAACATACCATACTTTGGTCACGGAGGCTTTGACTGGTCAGGCTTAGCCAGAAGACTGTTCTATTCTTCCGATGCTATTTTCGGAACACCAATCCAGATTTCGTCCACATATATTTACTTATTCCTTTTCTTCGGAGTCATGCTGACTAAAACAGGGGTCGGGCAGTATTTTAACGATCTTGCCTTCGGAGCGACAGGAAGATATACAGGAGGAACCGCGAAAGCAGCGGTTGTGGCCTCAGCAATGCAGGGGACAGTAACTGGGAGCTCGGTGGCAAATACCGTAGCATCAGGTTCATTTACGATCCCAATGATGAAACGGGCACGCTTCAAACCTGAATTTGCCGCTGCTACAGAAGCATCAGCATCTACAGGTGGACAGATCATGCCCCCGATTATGGGTGCTGCCGCGTTTATTATGGCAGAGTATGTATCCAGTGTTTCATACAGTGACATTATTATCATCGGTATTATTCCTGCTTTACTTTACTTTGCCAGCGTATTTATCGGAACACATTTCGAAGCGAAAAAACAGGGAATTACCGGTTTGCCGAAAAGCCAGCTTCCGACTATGAAGGGACTGCTTAAGCGGATTGACCTGCTTCTTCCCCTCGTCACAATCGTATACATGCTTGTCAGCGGCTTTACACCTACCACGGCAGCGCTGACTGGTATCGCGACAGCTTTTGTTATCTCTTTCTTCCGAAAAGATACAAGAATGACACCACGTGATATGATCAATGCGCTGGAACAGGGTGCAAGAGTTGCACTTCCTGTTATCGCTGCCTGTGCCTCCGCGGGGATTATCGTTGGTATCGTTGTATTTACAGGGCTCGGAGGCAAAATAGCCGGAGGACTCCTGAACCTTGCAGGGGATAATCTGTTCCTGCTTCTGTTCTTTACGATGATTGCTTGTATCCTGCTTGGAATGGGGCTTCCTACAACTGCAAACTACGTTGTAACAGCTTCTATGGCAGCTCCTGCGTTAATTGCTTACGGGGTCCCGGAAGTAGCAGCACACTTCTTTGTATTCTATTTTGGAATTATCGCTGACATTACGCCGCCTGTTTGTCTCGCAGCTTATGCAGGTGCCGGGATTGCAAGAGCAAACCCGATGAAAGCAGGTGTCACCGCCTTCAAGCTCGCGATCGCCGGTTTCATTATTCCTTACGTCTTTGTTTACAACCCTGTTCTCGTACTTCAGGGTGCGACAGCATTGACATTGATTCCGGTAATAATTACCGCGCTTATAGGTATGGCCGCAGTAAGTGCCGCAATGATGAATTATTTCGTATACAAGCCATACTGGTTTGAACGAATCCTTCTTCTGGCCGGCGGAATCATGCTCATTATTCCGGAAAATCTTCCGGTCGAGCTAACTGGGCTTGCATTGCTGATCGCTATCGGTCTTTTCCAGCGTATGCGTAAAAAGCGTGATGAAAAGAACGACCCGCAAACAGCATAA
- a CDS encoding TAXI family TRAP transporter solute-binding subunit, translating into MKKKAYSISALVLTGSLLLAACGDGNDGNDGNNANVGNDNNTVDNADNNDAADNGNDDNEANDGAASDANIGNLQLGTGSTGGTYYPLGQEMANVINANVEGYDGFDLSAVSTGASVENLASIYQGELELGMTVHIPARDALDGTGDFEELGLSVDNFGFMGHIYPEVMQIVVRADAGIESVADLEGSNIAIGPPGSGTQAAARLILEAYGLEDGDYTAFEEGFGDAAGRLQDGNLDASFGLLGLPAGNIEELSLQRDIELLTLSEEALDEIEANSGYERMEIPADSYDFMDEPVQAITAYAILVGSTDTIDEDLGYEITRALFENSGDISHAQGAHLTKENAMNGSEGLPLHPGAERYFEEEGLLE; encoded by the coding sequence ATGAAGAAAAAGGCTTATTCAATTTCTGCACTTGTTCTTACAGGAAGTCTGCTGCTAGCTGCCTGCGGCGATGGCAATGACGGCAATGACGGCAACAATGCAAATGTAGGAAACGACAACAACACAGTGGACAACGCAGACAACAACGATGCTGCTGATAACGGCAACGATGACAATGAAGCAAATGACGGTGCTGCTTCAGACGCAAACATAGGAAATCTTCAGCTCGGTACTGGTAGTACTGGAGGTACTTATTATCCGTTAGGCCAGGAAATGGCTAATGTAATTAACGCTAATGTTGAAGGATACGATGGATTTGACCTGAGTGCTGTTTCAACAGGTGCTTCTGTTGAAAACCTCGCATCTATTTATCAGGGAGAACTTGAGCTTGGCATGACAGTTCATATTCCTGCACGTGACGCACTTGACGGAACAGGCGATTTCGAAGAACTTGGCCTTTCCGTTGATAACTTTGGGTTTATGGGTCACATTTATCCGGAGGTTATGCAGATTGTAGTACGTGCTGATGCAGGTATTGAGTCTGTAGCTGACCTTGAGGGTTCTAACATTGCTATCGGACCTCCAGGATCAGGTACACAGGCTGCTGCCCGTCTGATTCTTGAAGCATATGGACTCGAAGACGGAGACTATACTGCTTTTGAAGAAGGTTTCGGTGACGCTGCCGGACGTCTTCAGGACGGTAACCTTGATGCTTCATTCGGTCTTTTAGGTTTACCAGCTGGTAACATTGAAGAATTATCACTTCAGCGTGATATTGAACTTCTGACACTCTCTGAAGAAGCTCTTGACGAAATCGAAGCTAACAGCGGATACGAAAGAATGGAAATTCCAGCTGATTCTTATGACTTCATGGATGAGCCTGTGCAGGCAATCACTGCCTATGCGATTCTCGTTGGCTCTACTGACACAATCGACGAAGACCTTGGATATGAAATCACAAGAGCTCTGTTCGAGAACAGTGGAGATATCTCCCACGCACAAGGCGCTCACTTAACAAAAGAGAACGCAATGAATGGTTCTGAAGGTCTTCCGCTGCATCCTGGTGCAGAAAGATACTTTGAAGAAGAAGGCCTTTTAGAATAA
- a CDS encoding rhodanese-like domain-containing protein, which produces MPYELEGVNQVETEELKEILENEDNEKVILDVREPEEYEAGHIPGVPLVPMHTIPELVEAFREDKEYVFICRSGNRSQKVSLFLKANGIERVTNFNGGMLSWDGDITAGKEHHLKSEKELTEWKK; this is translated from the coding sequence ATGCCATATGAACTCGAAGGTGTTAACCAGGTAGAGACAGAGGAACTGAAAGAAATACTTGAAAACGAAGATAATGAAAAAGTCATTCTTGATGTGAGGGAACCGGAAGAGTATGAAGCTGGCCATATTCCCGGAGTTCCATTAGTCCCTATGCACACGATTCCTGAACTTGTTGAGGCTTTCCGCGAAGATAAAGAATATGTTTTTATCTGCAGAAGCGGTAACAGGTCTCAGAAAGTATCGTTATTTCTTAAGGCTAACGGTATTGAGAGAGTGACAAATTTTAATGGAGGGATGCTTTCCTGGGATGGAGACATTACAGCAGGGAAAGAACATCACCTGAAAAGTGAAAAAGAACTGACCGAATGGAAAAAGTAG
- a CDS encoding AI-2E family transporter, whose protein sequence is MLFTRKYYRFLVATIFVLLIIYLATLVPFIFQPLVIIFQTLFIPFLIAGVLFYLLRPIVSFLHNHKFPKPLAILTIFLALIGIITGLVFLVGPTLQEQVMNLVDNLPGLINELNQMLVQAQNHPWVEQFQETDNFSLEEIGDFITENIADAAEFIAGNIASFIGAVASALITAVVIPFILFFLLKDGHKAPDQVLRFLPEKQKKEGKSIVEDMDGALSAYIQGQIIVSFCVGVLMYIAFLIIGLEYSLILALVAMFTNVIPFIGPWIGAIPAAIVALIDSPITFLWVALAIVIVQQIESNLITPKVMGKKLHLHPLTVILLLLVAGRFGGLLALILAIPTYAVTKVVVSHMYRLFKLREKIDDELNGDKK, encoded by the coding sequence ATGCTTTTTACCCGTAAATATTACCGATTTCTCGTTGCAACCATATTTGTACTTCTTATCATTTACCTTGCTACACTCGTCCCATTCATTTTCCAGCCTTTAGTGATTATTTTCCAGACGTTATTTATTCCCTTCCTGATCGCAGGAGTGCTGTTTTATCTGTTGAGGCCAATAGTTTCATTTTTACATAACCATAAGTTTCCTAAGCCCCTGGCTATTTTGACTATTTTTCTCGCCCTTATCGGAATAATTACCGGGCTGGTGTTCCTTGTCGGACCAACGCTGCAGGAGCAGGTGATGAACCTGGTGGACAACCTGCCGGGGCTGATTAATGAACTGAATCAAATGCTTGTTCAGGCTCAGAATCATCCATGGGTAGAACAATTCCAGGAAACGGATAATTTCTCACTTGAAGAAATAGGGGACTTTATAACAGAAAATATTGCAGACGCAGCAGAATTTATTGCTGGCAATATCGCCTCCTTTATAGGAGCTGTAGCGAGTGCTCTTATAACAGCCGTTGTCATCCCGTTCATTTTATTTTTCCTGCTGAAGGACGGACATAAGGCACCGGACCAGGTACTCCGTTTTCTGCCGGAAAAACAGAAAAAAGAGGGGAAATCAATTGTAGAGGATATGGATGGGGCGCTGAGTGCTTATATTCAGGGGCAGATTATCGTAAGCTTTTGTGTAGGCGTTCTGATGTATATTGCCTTTCTTATTATAGGACTTGAATATTCATTAATACTGGCGCTTGTGGCTATGTTTACGAATGTTATCCCGTTTATAGGCCCTTGGATTGGCGCTATCCCGGCAGCTATTGTTGCTCTAATAGACTCGCCAATAACATTTTTATGGGTGGCTTTAGCAATTGTTATCGTACAGCAGATTGAAAGCAACCTGATTACCCCGAAGGTAATGGGTAAAAAACTGCATCTCCACCCATTGACAGTAATACTGCTCCTTCTCGTAGCCGGACGTTTTGGCGGACTGCTTGCTTTGATTCTTGCCATACCGACATATGCGGTAACAAAGGTCGTAGTCAGTCATATGTACCGCCTGTTTAAGCTTCGTGAGAAAATTGATGACGAGTTAAATGGGGATAAAAAATAA
- a CDS encoding MurR/RpiR family transcriptional regulator, which yields MLESDVYRRIIENRDKMSKSHKKIANYLTENNETAPFLTASRLAKNVGVGEATVIRFAFFLNYKGYPDLQRHMQEALQRKMTSAEVLARTTDENEKTEHVVTEILNDDIQNLRTTLRQVDAEVFEKVVRQMIEAKRIYIIAYRSATSVGAFLEFYLDLVLQNTELIRQADGVSEHLLDITEEDLVIGFGFSRYTKRTVEVLKYVKQHNAKTVVITDHLMSPLVPYGDMKIIASTEINSFIDSFSAPMSIVSALITALTRSEHKKVEKRLKELEDLWETFDVFYD from the coding sequence TTGCTCGAAAGTGATGTTTACAGAAGAATAATAGAAAACAGGGATAAAATGAGTAAATCCCATAAAAAGATTGCTAACTATCTTACAGAAAACAATGAAACGGCTCCATTTTTAACCGCCTCCAGGCTGGCGAAAAACGTCGGGGTAGGGGAAGCTACGGTAATCCGCTTTGCTTTTTTTCTGAATTACAAAGGGTATCCTGATTTACAAAGGCATATGCAGGAAGCCTTGCAGAGAAAGATGACATCAGCAGAGGTACTCGCGCGTACTACTGACGAAAATGAAAAAACGGAACATGTTGTCACCGAGATTTTAAACGACGACATACAGAATTTGCGAACTACCTTGAGACAGGTGGATGCGGAAGTTTTTGAAAAAGTAGTCAGGCAGATGATTGAAGCAAAGCGGATATACATTATTGCCTACCGCAGCGCCACGAGCGTTGGGGCATTCCTGGAATTTTATCTTGATCTTGTGCTGCAGAACACAGAGTTAATACGCCAGGCTGACGGAGTATCAGAACATCTTCTGGATATTACGGAAGAAGACCTTGTTATAGGGTTTGGATTTTCACGATACACTAAGCGGACAGTTGAGGTATTGAAGTATGTAAAACAGCATAATGCAAAAACAGTGGTAATAACGGATCACTTAATGAGTCCTCTTGTCCCGTACGGGGACATGAAGATTATTGCTTCAACAGAGATCAATTCATTCATTGATTCCTTTTCGGCTCCTATGAGTATAGTCAGTGCTTTAATCACTGCATTGACACGTTCAGAGCACAAAAAGGTTGAAAAACGGCTGAAAGAACTGGAAGACCTGTGGGAAACTTTCGATGTGTTTTATGACTGA